The window GCAATGCCCTCATTTAAAAGTAAATACCGTACGGCGGACATACTTTTAATAGACGATATTCACTTCTTTCAAGGAAAGGCGGAAACCCAAGAAGAGCTTTTTCATACCTTTAACGAACTTTACGAAAGAAACAAACAAATAGTATTTACCTGCGACCGTCCGCCTTCGGAATTAAAAAACCTTTCAAAAAGGCTTCAATCAAGATTTGAACGCGGTTTAAACGTTGATTTACAAACTCCCGGCTTTGAAACACGCTGTGCAATTCTTTTAAAAAAACTTGAAAAACGCAGTGTAAAAATACCTGAGAAAGTCGTACAAATGGTTGCAAAAAACGTTTCTTCCAATGTTCGTGATTTGGAAGCAGCTCTTACAAAGCTGATAGCTTATGCCGAACTTACTAAAAAAGAGATAACGGAAGCCCTGGCCCAAAATTTACTTCGCGACTTTTTCGGCTCTACACGGCAGCGCAATGTAAGCGTCGATATTATTCAAAAAACCGTTGCCGATTATTTCCGCATTTCCATTTCGGACATAAAAGGCAAAAAACGAACAAAGAGCTTTGCATATCCGAGGCAAATTGCCATGTATTTATGCAGAAAAATGACGGAATGTTCTACAACCGAACTCGGAAATGAATTCGGCGGAAGGGACCATACAACAATTTTACACGGCTGTAATAAGGTGGAAGACCTTATGCGGGCGGACCCCGGTACGGAAACTACCATACATGAACTGCAAAAACAAATAAAAGAAAATATAAACAAATAAAACCGCACAACTGGGTTCAATCCGATAAATACTCTTGACTTTTCTTTAAAAATATAGTAATTTTAATCAACTATCTTTGGGGATGTTCCGGTTTCGACCGGAAAGACGGAGGCTTAGGCTGCAGGCGGAGTGCCGACCTCCAGATTCGGCAAAAATTATAACTGCCGAAAATAACGACAGTTTCGATTACGCCTTAGCTGCATAATCGCGGAACCTGCACTGCACTGCTCCGAGCGGAGCAAGGTTCCGACGCTGACCGGAGCTTAGCTTTTTAACGGTGTGCAAACGTTAAAAGGGACTTTTTTTGCAATAAGGATTCGACGCTTGCGGTGCTGCTACCGAATCCCGACAATTACCTCGCACCGATAAGCCTGTAGATGCTTCTGATTCCCTTTTCGGGACGGGGGTTCAATTCCCCCCATCTCCAAACCTTACACTTTTAAACGTACCGCAAAATCTGCGGCTGACTGCAATTTTTTACTATACAGTTAAACCGATTAAAAACCCTTCCGATTGGCATAAACAGTCGGAAGGGTTTTATTTACAAATCTTCACGGAATAAAGGCATACTCATACATCTCGGGCCGCCTCTTCCTCTGGAAATTTCGGCACTCGGTATTTCTACAACTTTTATTCCCTTTTTAAGCAACAGTTCATTCGTAATATCGTTGCGGTCATAAACGATTACCGTACCCGGTTTTATACAAAGAGTGTTGGAACCGTCATTCCACTGTTCACGTTCGGCTGCAATTTTATCGCCGCCCGCGCATTGTATTAAATCCACAGCTTTTGTACCCGTGTGTTTCGCAAGAATATTTTTTAACTCATCTTGAATAAACTCTACATGAAGTTCTCCGTCTTTTGCTCCGCGCGTTATTTCAAAAACTTCCAACGGCCCCAATATTCCGGGGTGTATTGTAAATTTATCATAATCTATTTGAGTAAATACCGTATCCAAATGCATAAAGGCCCTCTTTGCCGGTATTTTAAAAGCAAGAACGGTTTCTATTGAAGATTTTCGTTTAAAAAAGACATTGTGAGCCAATACTTCTATAGCGGAAGCCGTAGTACGCTGCGAAATTCCTATAGCCAATACCTTTTTGCTTATATTAAGAATATCGCCGCCTTCAATATTGTCGGCAGTATAACGGTCATAAAATTTTTCGACCTTACCCGCATAATCTTTATGATAGTTAAAAATATATTCCCCGTAAATGGTTTCGCGGCAGCGTGTCAGGGAAAACATTTTATGTAAACTTACACCGTTACCTATGCATGCAAAAGGGTCCCGCGTAAAATATAAATTAGGCATAGGGTCTACCAATAAACTGTCTTTATCCAAAACCCTGGAGGTTAAAGAATTGGGATTTGTTACTCCCAGCTCCCTTACCTTTATACCTGCCATTGTTTTTAAAATCAAAGCCTTAGAATCTTTTATACCGTTAAGAAAATCAAAAAGAGCCTTTTTATAAAATTCCGATGTAACACCCGCTTCATCTATATATTGCAATAAAAATTTTTCACGTATTTCAGAGCTTTGAGCAAGCACATCTTTTGCCAAATCTTCAAGATAAACAACCTCTACTCCATTTTCTCTTAATTTAGCCGCAAATTCGTCATGTTCTTTTTGTGCATTTTTTAAAAACGGAATATCATCGAACAACAGTTCTTCAAGAGTATCGGGGGTAAGATTTAATAACTCATCATCGGGTCTGTGAAGCAACACTTTTTTCAACTGCCCTATTTCGCTGGTAACATGAATCGGGTTCATATTGGTCTCCTTATATCTATATTATATTATAGGTCAATATTGTACAAAATAAAATAAAAAAATGCAAGTCCGAAATATAAATAAAGTATTTATAAAAATAAAAATTTTTACTTAAAAGGTATTGACATTTATTTTGAAATTCTGTATATTGTATTCACACACAGAAAATACACACTATTATTCTATTCACAAGCTGCCCTTTCTCCTCCTTTTCGGGCAGCTTCCTTTTTATTAAGCGGAATATCCATTGTTTTATCTTTCCATAGAATAAATTCTTTTAAACGGTAAAAAATTAAAATAAAAAATAACAACTCTTATAAAACCGTTAAAAAACGGCAGCCTTGACACTTAAAGGATTCTAAAATATAATACTCCCCATTATGATTGACTTAATAAAAGATATTTTAACCTCCGAACCTAAGGGCCAAACTATCGATGTTTACGGCTGGGTTCGCACAAAACGGGAAACTAAAAATTTAGTTTTTATCGAAATTAACGACGGGTCGTGTTTCGCTTCGATTCAAGCAGCTTTCGACCGCGAAAATAATCTCGATGAAAATACGGAAAACGTTTTAAAGAAAATTTCTACAGGCGCTTCCGTAAAAGTTTCGGGCAAATTAATTCCTTCTCCGGCTCAAGGTCAGGCCGTTGAAATCAAAGCGGAAAATATCAATTTGTTCGGTAATGCTCCCGTTGAAAATTATCCTTTACAAAAAAAGCGTCATACTTTTGAATTTTTGCGGGAGATTGCACATTTACGCCCGCGTACAAATACATTCGGTGCCGTTGCCAGAATGCGAAGTCAAATGGCTTATGCAATTCATGTATTTTTTCAAGAACGCGGCTTTCAATATGTGCATACGCCGATAATTACAGGCTCCGACTGTGAAGGCGCAGGTGAAATGTTTCATGTTACAACTTTAGACATTGAAGAAACCGTAAAAAAGGCATTAAAAGAAAAATGCGAGCCTGAAAAATTCAGCATTGATTATTCACAGGATTTTTTCGGAAAACAAACAAACTTAACCGTTTCGGGACAGCTTGAAGGCGAAACTTATGCTACAGCCCTTTCGCGCATTTATACTTTCGGGCCTACTTTCCGTGCGGAAAATTCCAATACTACGCGCCATTTATCGGAGTTTTGGATGATTGAACCTGAAATGTCATTTTTTACCATAAAAGAAAATATGCAGCTTGCCGAAGATTTTATCGTTTTCTTATTAAAATGGGCATTGGAAAAATGCGGCGAAGATTTAAAATTTTTCGACGAAAGAATAAAACAAGGTCTTATCGATACGTTAAAGCATGTAGCGGAAACCCCGTTTACACGGCTTACATATACCGAAGCGGTTGCGGAACTCGAAAAGCATAAAGATAAATTTGAATTTAAGCCGTATTGGGGCTGCGACTTACAAAGCGAGCATGAAAGATTTTTAACGGAAGAAATTTACAAAGGGCCTGTAATCGTTACCGATTACCCTAAAGAAATAAAATCGTTTTATATGAAATTAAACGATGACGGAAAAACCGTACGCGGTATGGACGTGCTTGTTCCGGGTTTGGGAGAAATTATAGGCGGCTCCGAACGCGAAGAAAATCTTGAAATTCTGCAAAACAGAATCAAAGAGCTTAAACTGCGCGAAGAAGATTATTGGTGGTACTTGGATTTACGCCGCTACGGCACGGTTCCTCATTCAGGCTTCGGCTTGGGATTTGAAAGACTCCTTTTATATGTTACGGGTATGGCAAATATTCGCGACGTTATTCCCTTCCCGCGTGCACCGAAATTGGCGGAATTTTAATTTTCCTTAATCGGAACATTATTTTAAATTTAAAAACCGGCGGAATAAAAATGATAAAAGGCGGCAGAATTATTTTAAAATTTATTTTAATTTGTTTTGCCGCCGTTTTTATTTTTGCTTCAGCGTGTGCCGCCTTTCTTTTTAAATACGGTACCGATTTAAAAAATGCCGAACCTTTTTTTGTAACGGAAGAAAAAAAAGAAAATGCAAAAAAAGAGTTTTATAAAAAAATAAATTTTAAACCTCAACACGTTCATCTTAATTCCGTAGAAAATTTTTTACCGGTAAAAAACAATCTTAATTTAAATGCAGCATCTTATATTTTACTTGATGCAAAAACGGGTACGATAATTTTACAACACAACGAAAACAAAGTAATACCTCCCGCCTCCCTTACAAAACTTGCCGCAATTTATACGCTTATGAAAAATAAAAAGTTTCAGGACGGAACAAAAATCGTAAAGCCCCCGAAAGAGGCATGGGCGGTTTTTTTGCCGCCCAATTCCGCGGAACTGGGGTTAGGAAAAGCACAGCAACTAAGCATAAAAGAATTACTTTTGGGAATGTCGGTGTGCTCCGGGAACGATGCCGCATTAGCCGCCGCAATAATTGCGGAAGGTTCGTCCGAAAAATTTGTAAATCTTATGAATTACGAAATGAAAAACTTAGGTTTGGAAAAAACTTACTTTACGGAACCTACCGGTTTAAGCGAAAAAAATAAGACAACCGCAAAAGAATTTGCAGCGTTTTCACTTAGGTATGTCAATACCTATCCCGATAATTTAAAACAGCTTCATTCAATTGACGAAATAGAATATCCTTGCGAACACAATATGATTATTAAAAAAAATAAAAACGGTCATATTGTAAAATACAGCCCTGTAAAAAAACTTGCGACAAATACTCTTTTAAAAAAAATAAAGGGCTGCGACGGTTTAAAAACCGGTTTTATTTATGAATCGGGCTTTAATATTTCGCTTACCGCCGAACGTAACGGAATGCGTTTTATTGCGGTAATCTTGGGCGGTGAAGGAAGCAGCATAAGCGAAGGAATTTCCATACGCGAAAAAAACGGAATTAAGATTATGGATTTTGCATTCGACAATTTTAAAACCGCAGATATTTCAAAAGAAAATATTATAAACAAAAAAATTATAGTTTTAGGTTCCGAATTAAAAGCAAACCGCTCAGCGGTAAAACCTATTCTTGCATGTACCGATTTTTCGGAAAACCATTTAACTCTTTTTAAAGACGACGAAAAGTATATTGAAAAAATTATAGAACTTCCGCAAACCGTAAATGCGCCGTTATATGCCGGACAAAGGTTAGGACAAATAACATATAAAATAAAAAATTCAAGTATAATTTTAAAAACAATTCCGCTTATTTGCCCTGCCGATATAAAAGCAGGTTCGGAGTTCAGAAAAAAAATAGATAAATTTTTAATGGGGAGTTAATTTATGTATATAAAAAAAACCTATGGAAATCGAAGCTAAGAGCATGGATATAATCGAACAAAGTATGAGCGACACCCGGTTTTCTCCTGAAGAAAAAATTATTGCAAAACGTATGATTCACACGACAGGCGATACCGATTATAGAAAAATAATCATTTTTAAAAATAATTTTGTACAGGCCGCAAAAAATGCAATGCAAAAAGGCCTTACAATTTTTACCGATACAAAAATGGTTTCAATAGGAATAAATAAACCCGCTCTTTTAAAAACAAAAAATAATCTTTTGTGCTTAATCGATGATGAAGAAGTTTTAGCACTTTCCGAAAAAAACGGTACAACCCGCTCTTCCGCAGCGGTAGATATAGCCGTAAAACGCGGTGCCGAAGCCTTTGTAATCGGAAATGCTCCTACAGCCTTATTCCGCCTTTTAGAATTGTGCAAAGAAAAAAAAGTTACCCCGGAATTTATAGCGGGAGTTCCGGTAGGCTTTGTAGGTGCGGCGGAATCCAAAGAAGCCTTACGCAAGGAAAACTTTCCTCAAATTTCCACGGAGGGAACAAAGGGCGGAAGTAATGTTGCAGCTTCAATTATAAATGCTTTATTATATATGCTGGTAGAAAGATAATTGACAACCTCGCATTAAAATCGCAGGCTACGGTTTACAGCCCGAAACGGATTAAACCCTCCCGAACGAATAAACCGCATTATAAAATTTCTCCTTGAGTCCAATGCCAAAGAGGCTTTGAAAGGGAAGATGAAAAAGTTTGTACGCGGTTAAAATCCGGAAGCCAATCATCAGAAGGAACAAGTTCTTGATAAAAACCGTTGTCTATTTTTAATGCCGATAAAAAATTTCTTAAAATTATGTCCTCAGAATTTTTAAGCATTCGGTTTTCAAAAAGAGAAACGAACTTTGCTTTAGGGTTTGCCTTTATAGGAGTATATTGCGTCATAAGGGAAAGCAAGGCTTTGTCTTTTAAGTTTTGCGAAAACCATTTTAAAACGGCCTTGGTATCTTCCATACGTGAAGGCAGAGCCAAATGCCTGACGATTACTCCGGAAACAAGTTTTCCGAAAGGGTATCTTATATCATCGGTATATTCCAATTTTAAAGGAGATATTTCAGCCATTTTTAAAATTGCTTTTAACGCCGTTTCAGGATAGTCGGGAGCTTTAAAAACTTGATAAGAAATTTCAGGGTTTAATGTTTTTAAATCCGGAAGCCAGCCGTCAACACAATCCGATAAAAGCCCTATAGCCTCTTCCGTTTCGTAAGCGGAAGAATTCCATACAACGGGAATATTCAGTCCTCTTTTTTTTGCAAGACTTAGTCCTGCCGCAATTGCAGGAATTGCATGGCTTCCTGTTACAATGTTTATGTTTTCGGCATTATTCGACTGTAAAAGCAAACAAATATCCGAAAACTCTTTTAGGGTTACACCCCTTCCAGTTTCCTCTTGCGATATTTGGTAATTTTGACAAAACGAACAGCGCAAATTGCAGCCCGTTATAAAAATCGTTCCCGAGCCGGTTTTTCCGGTTACGGGAGGCTCTTCTCCAAAATGAAGCCCCGCCCATGCGACCCTCAATAAATTCGTTTCTTTACAAAAACCCGTTTTTCCGGCATTACGGTTTACTTTACATCGTTTAGGACATAAAATACAGCTTTCATATTCTTTAAAAATAAATTCGTCGGACGTTAAAGAGTCTAAGGTACAAGAAGGCACAAAAAAATTCCCCATAAGAAATGAATATATAAGATACACGGCAAAAATACAAGAGCGGAGAAACTAATTATAAATAAAAAATCGATTTTAAGTTATCGATATGCTACTAGACCAAAAGAAAAGAAACGCTTATACTATTGGTGTATCAGGTGTATAAAAAAGTAATTTTCAATTAAGGAGAACTTGACAAAATGAAAGAAAAGTGTATAACCTACCCCCCCCCCCCCCCCCCCAACCGGGAGATAATAAAATGAAAGGGAAAAAATCCTTTTCTCTGCGGGCAAAGTTTATTATTATTCTCACCGCTGCAATTATTGTATTGGCGGCAGGAATTTGTACGGTTATCGGCATACAGTTGTATATTATGAATACGGAGCAATTCAATCGGTTTATCGAACAGGAATTTTCCGCTATTAACCAAACCGTTCAGCTATTCACACGGAACAATAAAAATACGGTAAACGTCCTTTCCGAACATTCGGCAATAAAAAATGCGGGAAAAACACTCCGTAACCAAACACCGGAAGGAGAGACATACGTACGGGACCGCACCGAAGCCGATATACAAAATGAACGGACAATACTTTCCGTATTGGCAAATATTGAAAAAAATTATCCCGAATTTGTAGAAGTATATATAGGGACGAAATGGGGAGGAGAAGCGACCTCTGCCGGAAAGGAAGAGGAAAAAGGATATGACCCGCGCACCCGTCAATGGTATAAAGAAGCTGAAAAAAATACAGGTAAAATAATTATTACAAATGCATATATTTCCACAACAAAGGAGCCGGTTATTACCTTCGCAAAAACGATAACATCGGAAACGGGAGAGTTTATCGGTTGTTTAGGTGCCGATGTCAGCCTTACCGAATTAACTTCTTTTATCAATACCGTCAAAATAGGTAAAACGGGCTATGCGATGTTGGTGCAAAATGACGGAATGATTCTTGCAGATCCTAAACACCCGCAAGCGAATTTTAAAATGCTTAAAGATTCGGGAGTTCACGCTTTTACACAATTACAGTTGAATAACAGTACGGCCGTATCTATTGAAATGGACGGAGAAAATTGGAGCGCTCGTATTTTTTCTATAGAAGAACCGGATTGGAAAGTAATTACCTTGGTTGAACAGTCCGAAATGCTTACACTTTTTACACGGCTCGTTCAAAATATGGCGTGGATTTCCGCAGTACTTATTATCGCCGTACTTATAACCGGCTTTGTTTTTTCAAGCCGGCTCGGCTTTTATTTTAAACAGCTGCAAACGGTTTTTGAAAAAATTGCCGCAGGCGACATTACCGATAGAATCCGTTATAAAAACAACGATGAAGTCGGACAGCTTATGTATTACTTTAATCAAACCCTCGATAATATGAGCGGCATACTCCGCTCCTTAATAAGCGAATCGCAGGAAATGAACCGCATAGGAGAGATTTTATCAAGCGATATGACCGAAGCGGCAAGTGCCGTGCAGCAAATAAACGGAAACATAGAACAGGTAAAAAAACAAATATTAACGCAATCGGCAAGCGTTACCGAAACGGCGGCAACCGTCGAGCAAATTATCCGCATTATAAAACAGCTTGCAGAAAGTATTAATGCGCAAAACGAAAGTATCGGGCGCTCCTCTTCTTCCATAGAACAAATGGTTGCAAACATAAATGCAATCACCGAAACCTTACAAAAAAACAATATTCTGATAAAAACGCTTTACGAAAAAAGCATAAAAGGAAAAGAAGGCGCAAGCACTGCAAATTCGGTTGTTATGCAAATAGCCGAAAAATCCGATTCTCTTTTGGAAGCAAGTCAGATTATTCAAAACATTGCGGAACAGACAAATCTTTTGGCAATGAATGCGGCAATAGAGGCCGCTCATGCAGGAGAAAGCGGAAAAGGCTTTGCCGTTGTTGCCGATGAAATACGCAAACTTGCGGAAGAGTCTAATTCGCAAGGTAAACAAATAGGAGCCGCCCTTAAAGAATCGATTGAAATTATCAATCATTTAATTGCCGCGGGTACCGGAGCGGAAAAAACATTTGATGAAGTGTATGAGCTTGCGCATAATATTTCGGAACAGGAAGATTATATTACCGCTTCGATGCAGGAGCAAACGGAAGGAAGCCGCGAGGTGCTTGAAGCTATCCGCGATATAAAAGACGTAACGGAAAAAGTAAGGTCGGGTTCCGAAGAAATGCTTATGGGAAGTAAAAATGTCGCACAAGAGATGAAAAAACTGAACGAGCTTACCGGAACTATTGCAGACAGTATGAATGAAATGGCTTCAGGCTCGGTACAAATAAATAATGCGGTACAGGAAGTAAACGAAATTGCACAAAAAAATAAAAACAGTATAGAAAAAGTAGTACTGGAAGTCGAAAAGTTTAAAGTATAAAAATTTTAAGGCGGTCTCCGAGCTCCTGACGGATTTTCAGAGGCCGCCCGATTATTTTAAAATCGATAAAACCGTTTTGTTACAAATCGGCAATTATCTTTATTTTTTATGTAAAATTTTTAAAACCCATTCTTCATAGTTTGCGGGCTTTTCTTCATTTTTTAAATCGAAATATTTTTCCGCATTTTTTTCAAAACCGTTCATATCATTTAAACAATAATCGGCAATTGCAAGATAATAATAAGCATCAGGATAATCTTTCCCGCAATTTAAAAAAGCATCTTTTTTTATCTGTTTATATTTATTCGTATTTATTAAAGACCACATATAATTGGCGTAAACGGCAAAATATTCGGGAAGCTCCGGCATATTCGGAGCGGCATTGTAATAAGCCTTTTTTAAATATTTATTATAATTATCAATATCTTTTAACATTTTATATGCCATAGCGGTATTATACAAAATATGAGGATGTGAAGGTTTAAGTCCTTCCAAAACCTTATAATACATTAATGCCAGCTCCGGCCTATTATTTTCTACTAATAAGCTGTCGGCAAGAACCGTTGCTGAATTAAAGTTAATTTTAGCCGCTTTTTTTAAATATTTATTAAATTCGGAATTTTTACCTTGGAGTCTCAATGTCGTACACAGATTTATATATCCTTCAAAATATTCGGGATAATACTTTACCGATTCCTTTCCATACTTTACGGCCTTATCCAAATCTCCAATCATAAGGTATAAATATGTAAGTTCGCTGCAAACATATTTATATTTAGAGTCCTTGCCGTACACAAATTGTAAAAATTTTTCGGAAGACTCAAAGTCTCCTATATCAATAAACGCAAGCCCCAAAAAATAGTTTACTTCTAAATTTTGAGGATAAGTACTGTATAACTCTTTCATTTTTTGAAGAGATTCGTTTACATATCCGTTATAATATAACTCTTTAGCTTCTTCGATATCATTTTGAGCGTAAATGTTAAAAGTTAAAAAAAACGCAACAAGAATAACCGAAATTTTTTTCATATTTTTCTCCTGTAAAAATTTTATAATCTAAGTTTAAAAGAATATACATACAAAACCGTTTATCTTAACTCCGTTTATTATAGCATAAAAAACGCTTTTGACTATCTTTAACACTTTTTCTAAAAACTCCTGCCTCCTCCTCCGTGGCTTTCACCGCTTGAAGAAGTATGCGTACTGCTTTTTCCGCTTGAAGAATTTTCGTTCGATTTCGGAATTATCCTGCTTACGGTATTTGTAGAAAGAAAAACATCTTTTACGGGATTAAACCGTGCAACGGAATTTTTATCCGTATTGTAAAAGGCTTGAACCTTCTTTGCCTTATAGCTGCTTTGAGTCCCGAAAAATTTAGCGAAAAACATCATAAGCCCGACCGCTAAAGAAACCGCAACTTCCATAAACGAAAGAGAATTATAAAAATAACCTGAAAGTCTTTTTATATATGCATTAAAAGCCGCCTTATATTCTCCGTCTTTTAACCCTCCGTCTATTACCGTGTCAAGAAGTTTTTCAATTCTTGAATCGGTTATTGCAAAGATTGTTTTTTCTCCATGTGTTGAAATATGCACATGACGGCTCCCCGACGTTCCGTTTCCCGTTACAAACAACAATAAGGAGCCTTCCTTTTCAGGCCCTTGACCGTAACCGTTATAATCGAAATAATCGTCGGCAAATTCTTCAGGTGTTTTTCCTCCGGTTTCCGAAACTATTACTATTACCGTATCGGATTTACTTTTTTCTGAAACCTTTTTAAGGTAGTCCGTAATTTCGGCAGCTTCATCGGCCGTTAAAATACCTTCATTATCCACTAAAAGCTCTTTTCCGAAAACAGGTATAACCGCAAAAAGAAAAAATAAGCATATAAAAAAAGATAAAGAAAATTTTTCGGTTACCATATAAATAAACCTCCTAAAATTAAAAGTCCTGCCGCAGCTGCTGAAACAAGGGCTGAAAACAGAGCCAGCCTTGTCTTATCGAGAGGCAGCTCGCCGAAGGATTTTCCCGTTTGGCCGTTGACGGCAAACACGTATGTTTTTCCTTTATAAAGGTAGGTTAAAATCCATGAGGGAAGAAGTACATAACGGCAATCTTTTATCGAATAAACGGACTCATCTTTTTCATCTTCGATTGAAGAATAATCGGCAGAATCTCTAATTGCATTTATAGCTGTTGTTTTTGCTTTTTCCGTAAAGACAGGTTCCGCTTCTTCTTTTTTTATATCGTATTGTTCGGCAAAAAAACCTGCCAGATAACCTGCAGAAAAATCTATTTGTTCATCTTCATCATAAATGCTTATTCCGTTAATAAGGTTTTTATCTATTTTTGTAAAGGCCAATTCTTTAATATTATTTATATCGATTTTTCCCGAACGGTTGATATCATATTTATCGGTTTTGGTATATTCCTTATCGCCCGATGTCCAGCTTGAAACCGAAACGCCTACCGCATGATAGTTTATATCCGCTTCGATATCCGCCTGCCAATACGGAAGATAAATCCCGGTTATTTTATCTTGAGTGCTTTGCGAGGTAAAATCGGAAGGCACATACCGTTTTCCGCGTACCCATTCTTTAAACTTCGATACGGCTTCTTTTTTATCAATTTTAAAAGGAATAACCTTATCCGGTTTAAATTCACCCGAAAGCCTGTCGTTTAAAATGACGGGGCTGTGGCAATAATAACAAAAAGAAGCGCTGGAAGTCTCCCCCGCCGCAACTTCAGCTCCGCAATTGCCGCATACATACTGTTTTATTCCGTTCCCGCTGCCGGAAGAAAGAGGCTCTTGAGCGGAATCTTTTTTTGCCGCCGACCTTTCAAGGTAACTTGTCAGCTCTTCTTCGCTGTATTTATTAAAACAATACTCGCATTTAAATCCTCCGATTTTGGGATTAAATTTTATAGGAGCCCCGCAGCCGGGACATTTGTAGTTTAAACTCATTGTATCCTCCTCTAAAAACAAAAAGTTTTGAATTACCTACTGTAATTTTGTTCCGCACTCAGGGCAGAATTTAGCTCCCGGTTTTATTTCGGCACCGCAATTGGGGCAGCCGCTTCCCGCCGGTTTAGGCTGTCCGCAATTTGAGCAGAATTTACCTCCGTTTTTTGTCCCGCACTCGGAGCAAAACCATTCGCCGGCTTGTTTTTCGCCTGCCGCCCGTT is drawn from Treponema pedis and contains these coding sequences:
- a CDS encoding methyl-accepting chemotaxis protein — encoded protein: MKGKKSFSLRAKFIIILTAAIIVLAAGICTVIGIQLYIMNTEQFNRFIEQEFSAINQTVQLFTRNNKNTVNVLSEHSAIKNAGKTLRNQTPEGETYVRDRTEADIQNERTILSVLANIEKNYPEFVEVYIGTKWGGEATSAGKEEEKGYDPRTRQWYKEAEKNTGKIIITNAYISTTKEPVITFAKTITSETGEFIGCLGADVSLTELTSFINTVKIGKTGYAMLVQNDGMILADPKHPQANFKMLKDSGVHAFTQLQLNNSTAVSIEMDGENWSARIFSIEEPDWKVITLVEQSEMLTLFTRLVQNMAWISAVLIIAVLITGFVFSSRLGFYFKQLQTVFEKIAAGDITDRIRYKNNDEVGQLMYYFNQTLDNMSGILRSLISESQEMNRIGEILSSDMTEAASAVQQINGNIEQVKKQILTQSASVTETAATVEQIIRIIKQLAESINAQNESIGRSSSSIEQMVANINAITETLQKNNILIKTLYEKSIKGKEGASTANSVVMQIAEKSDSLLEASQIIQNIAEQTNLLAMNAAIEAAHAGESGKGFAVVADEIRKLAEESNSQGKQIGAALKESIEIINHLIAAGTGAEKTFDEVYELAHNISEQEDYITASMQEQTEGSREVLEAIRDIKDVTEKVRSGSEEMLMGSKNVAQEMKKLNELTGTIADSMNEMASGSVQINNAVQEVNEIAQKNKNSIEKVVLEVEKFKV
- a CDS encoding tetratricopeptide repeat protein, with product MKKISVILVAFFLTFNIYAQNDIEEAKELYYNGYVNESLQKMKELYSTYPQNLEVNYFLGLAFIDIGDFESSEKFLQFVYGKDSKYKYVCSELTYLYLMIGDLDKAVKYGKESVKYYPEYFEGYINLCTTLRLQGKNSEFNKYLKKAAKINFNSATVLADSLLVENNRPELALMYYKVLEGLKPSHPHILYNTAMAYKMLKDIDNYNKYLKKAYYNAAPNMPELPEYFAVYANYMWSLINTNKYKQIKKDAFLNCGKDYPDAYYYLAIADYCLNDMNGFEKNAEKYFDLKNEEKPANYEEWVLKILHKK
- a CDS encoding TPM domain-containing protein, producing MVTEKFSLSFFICLFFLFAVIPVFGKELLVDNEGILTADEAAEITDYLKKVSEKSKSDTVIVIVSETGGKTPEEFADDYFDYNGYGQGPEKEGSLLLFVTGNGTSGSRHVHISTHGEKTIFAITDSRIEKLLDTVIDGGLKDGEYKAAFNAYIKRLSGYFYNSLSFMEVAVSLAVGLMMFFAKFFGTQSSYKAKKVQAFYNTDKNSVARFNPVKDVFLSTNTVSRIIPKSNENSSSGKSSTHTSSSGESHGGGGRSF